The Rissa tridactyla isolate bRisTri1 unplaced genomic scaffold, bRisTri1.patW.cur.20221130 scaffold_779, whole genome shotgun sequence genomic interval ACCACAGACCCCTCCCTCCCGGGGGGGCGTGGCCACCACAGACCCCTCCCTCCCGGGGGGGCGTGGCCAAGCGGTTGGGGGCACGGCCTCCTGCTGACACCACCCCCCCGAGTGGGCGTGGCCTCCCATtgaccccctccccacccccttttggggcccaatccccccccccccccccatggggcGGGGTTCTGGGGGGCGGGTTGGGCGtgtccccggggggggtgggcgtgtcccggggggggggggttggggcgTGGCTTACGGCCCCTCAGGCAGGCGGCGCTGGCGGCGCTGACAGTCCCAGATCCAGGCGgggcccagcaccagcccccCCTGCGCCCGCGCCCGGGCGGCCTTGGGGGTGCGGGGGAAGGCgcagctgcgggggggggggggggggaagagtcgttagggggcagctgtggggctgggggggggggaatatgggTCCTGGAGGCAGTTCTGGGgcacctgtggggctgggggggggctggggggggtcaggaGGGATCAGAtatggagctggggggggcaaGTTATCGGTCCTGGGGGCAGTtgggggggcagctgtggggctggaagGGTCAGAtacggggctggggggcagatACGGGGCTGGGGAAGCAGGTGTGGGTGCTGGAGGCAGTTGTGGGgcacctgtggggctggggggggggggcagacgtGGCACTGGGGGGGTCAGGAGGGATCAgatatggggctggggggggcagttATCGGCCCTGGGGGCAGTtggggggcagctgtggggctggaagGGTCAGatacggggctgggggggcagatacggggctggggaggggagatatggggctgtgggggacaggtgtggggctgggggggggcagttATGGGTCCTGGGGGCAGTTCTGGGGCACgtgtggggctgaggggatcAGATACGGGGGGGGCAAAGGGGTAGTTATGGGTCCTGGGGGCAGTTGTGGGGcagttatggggctggggaggacagaTACGGGTCCTGGGGAGGCAGGTATGGTGCTGCGGGgtcagctgtggggctgggggtcagatacggggctgggggggggcacttATGGGGCAGGTGTGGGGCTGAGCGGGATCAGGGTCCCACACACCAAACACTCCCCCCGATTCCCCTCTGGGTGGGGGTGGTGCCCCCCATGTGAGGGTTGccgggggggcgggtggggggtggctatggggcaggggggggtcgctatggggcaggggggttgaCTCACATGAGGTGGGTGCTGTCGGGCCCCCAATCGGGGCGGTAggaggccccccagccccacagcggccgctcgCAGGCGGCTCCGCAGGGGGTTCTGGAACCCGCTCAGCGCCAGCACCACCCCCCCAAGGATCGGGCCTCCGCCGTGGGTCGCGCCGTGGGTCGCCGATCCCTGGGTCGATCCGTGGGGCGACGATCCGTGGGTCGATCCGTGGGTCTCGGGCGGGGTTTTGGCTCGTTTCTGGGGGGTTCCGTTGCTTTCCGAAGGCGGGGGACGACGTTTGGGGATCTgtggggggagatgtggggcagggacGGCTTAGGGGTAGAGGGAAGGGTGTGGGGCGGACCCCTAACCACCCCCCGCCCTGACCCCTTACCTTGGGGACGCTGGCCTGGAGGGTGGCCACGGCATAactggggccgggggggtcctggggggcggctggagctggggggagaCCCATAGATTTGGGGACCCAAGTGCCCGGGACCCATAGATTCCCGCCCCCATAGGGGACACAGGCACCTGGGACCCATAGATTCGGGGAGCCAGGGGTCCCGGACCCAtagattccccccccccacagGGGACGCAGGGGTCCGTGCCCCATAGATTCGGGGGGGGTGTTACCTGGGGGGGGGTCGGGGCGGCGGTAGAAGAGGGCGCCAGGGGGGCGatggggggctgcccccctcctcccgcaGCGTGAACTGCCCCAAACGGCGCACCTGGGGGGCAgacagggggctggggggggcacttATGGGGCAGGtgtagggctggggggggcagttATGGGTCCTGGGGGCAGCTATGGGACTGGGGGGGGGCAGTTATGGGGCAGGTGTGGGGCTGCGAAGGGGAgatatggggctggggggggcacagtTATGGGGCTAGGGGCTCGGGGGGGTGGTTATGGGTCCTGGTGTCATCTGGGGGgtagctgtggggctgggggggcacttATGGGGCAGGTGTGGGGCTTGGGGGGACAGATATGGGGCTGGAGGGATCCAGTAATGGGGCAGGTGTGAGGCTGGGGGGGCAGTTGTGGGTCCTGGGGGCATCTGGGGGGCACCTGTGGGACTAGGGGTGGCAgatatggggctggggggtgcagtTATGGGTCCTGGGGGCagttgtggggcagctgtggggatgggggggatcaCTTATGGGGCTGGGAAACCAattatggggctgggggaggggggaaaaacaggactgggggggcagatgtggggctgcGGGAGTCACTTatggggcagatgtggggctgcaggggcagttatggggctgggggggcaacGTGGGGCTGCAGGTTCGCTTATGGGGCTGGGGCAGttatggggttgggggggggtcagttatggggccgggggggcactTATGGGGCAGCCGTGGGTCACTCAccggggggtcgggggggggttTGTCATCCTCCGGGGGGGAGAAGACGCGGATGAAGGAGAGGCCGAAGGGGcgggtctggggggggggaacccaggTGTCCGCGACCCATAGATTCCTGCCCCATAGCGCACCCAGGcgtcccagccccatagatctgGGGACCCAGGCCGCTTGGACCCATAGATTTCCCCCCCATATGGGACGCAAGCATCCAGGACCCATAGATTCGGGGTCCCAGGTATCCGGGACCCATAGATTCTCCCCCCAGAGGGGACGCAGGCATCCGGGACCCATAGATTGGGGGTCCCAGGCATCCGGGACCCATAGATTCCTGCCCCACAGGGGCCCCAGGtgtcccagccccatagatcccccctgccccataccTGGCAGTAGGGCTGGCTGCACACCACCCGCAGGCGGTCCcagccccgcccggccccgcccggcaGGAGGGCGGGGCCCCGGAAGAGCCGCGCCCGTCTGGGCTCCGCCCCCGCCCGGCTCTCGCCCGGGGACATGAAGGCGGCCGTGGGCAGCAGCACCTGGGGGGGAGAGtcacgggctgggggggggccggggggggctgggcttttggggggtgggggaggggtcggggggggctTTTGGGGGGTTTGAGAGGGGtttggagggtgggggaggggcaggaaggggtgggggaggcgTTTTTGgcgctttttgttttggttgggggggtttggagggttttttgggggggttttggggggggttgaggttttgggggggtttcagGGGGGTTTCTTGGgagttttgggggttgtttggggGGGGTTTGAGGGTttagggggggtggggggagttttggggtgggtttggggggttttgggagGGTTTGGGGAGTTTTTCGAGTTTTTTGAGGGGGGGGTTGGGGCGGGGGAgggctttgggggctttttggaGGCATtttgggggatttggggggggggggttggagtGGGGGAGGGGCAGAAAGGGGTGGGAGAgcattttgggggattttttttggttttggggggtttctgAGGGGTTTtcgggtgggggaggggtttgggggtttttgggggggtttcgaGGTTTAGGGGGGTTTCTTGGgcgttttgggggttgttttgggggCGTTTTGGGGGTTTGGAGGGTTTTGGCAGTGGGGGAAGGGCAGGAAGGGGGGGGgatatttggtttttttgtttgttttggtgggtttagcagggttttggggggggaggggttttgggggggttattggagattttgggggggttggggtttttttttgaggttttggggAGGTTCAGGGGGGTTTATTGGGAGTTTTGGGGGTTGTTGGGGGGGTtgttgggggggttttgggggttttcagaggtttttttggggggggaggggtttTGGAGCTTTtaaggggtttgggggggattttggaGGGTttcgggggggggaaggagcagaaagggatgggggaggatatttttgggtttggttttggtggttttttgagggtttttggggtgggggaagggttttggggggttattggggattttgggggtttctgggtggttttttggggggtcgAAGGTCACTTGGGcaggagggggttgggggggcatgggggggtcAGGGGTCAAAGGGCACCTGGAAGTCGCCGCCGGCCGCCGTCCCCGCCAGCACCTCCACAAAGGCCGAGCCGTCGTTGCCGATGTGCAGGGAGTGGATGGGGCTGGCGTGgcccagctgtggggcaggggagcaggacaTGGGGGtcacttggggggcagggagaccccccccccccccagaggggatggacccccccccccccccacgggggACCCAGACCCCCATTTCCTCCCCCAGCCGGAGGGGAAACAAGTGTCCCAGACCCATAGATgtggggacccaggcatctgggacCCATAGATTCCCCCCCCCATAGGGGACACAGGTGTCCAGGCCCATAGATCCAGGGACCCAGGGGTCCAGGACCCATAGATTCAGCGACCCAGGTGTCCAGGTGCCCCATAGATTTTCCTTCCATAGGGGACCCACACATCTGGGACCCATACATTTGGGGACCCAGGTggcccagccccatagatttggGGACCCAGGCACCCAACTGCCCCATAGAAATGCACCCAGTGGTCTAGGACCCATAGATTCTCCCCCCATAAGaacccatgtgtttgggacccatAGATCCGGGGACCCAGGGGTCCGGGACCCAAAGATTCTCCTCCCCCCAGGTGTCCCAGCCCCATAAATTCAAGGACCCAGGTGCCCAGGACCCATAGATTCCGCCCCCataggggacccaggcgtccgggccccATAGATTCTTGCCCCATAGGGCCCCCCCCGCCCTACACCTCCAGCACGACGCTGATCTGCTTCtcgccggccgccgcccccctccAGCGCCCACCGTCGTCCGGCCGCAGCAGGTTCTCCGCCGGGTGCCGCTGAGGGGAGAGACCGGGGGGAGGCCGGTAACGGGGCcgcttccccccccgccacccccccggccGTCATTTCCCCCCCCGTTTTAACTCATTGCACCCCCACTTTTCCTCATCCCGCCCCGTTTTTCCTCATTCTCCCCCCGTTATTTCCTGCCTGTTTCCCCTCACCGGGTCGGCGCTTGTGACGGACACGACGCGGGTTAGCGGGATCTCCGGCATGGCGGCTCCTCTTCCCGCCCCCCCGCCTTCCTTCTCGCCGACCGGAAGCTGCCTCAGGCCGACCGGAAGCCGCTCTGCACTACTCTATGGTAGGGCGGGAAAGGGAatcgggcggggaggggggcgcggCTCCCACCCCGCGGCGCGCATGCGCGGGAGGATGGAAGCGAggctccccgccccgccggggcctcTCTAGGCCGCCGGTCCGCCGAAACTCAGTGGGTCCTCCCGGGCGGGGCTTTTCCCGCCTTTTTCCCCCGCGCGTGACTTCCGGTTGGGGGCGGGGCGATTGATGAGGGGGGTAATTAAGGGCCGGAGGGGGGTAATTAAGGCCCCTGGGGGGGGTAATTAAAACCCTTGGGGGGGGTAATGAAGACCTTGGGAGGGTAATTAGGGGCGGGAGAGGGGTAATTAAAGCCCCTGGGGGGTAATTAGGCGTTGGGGAGGGGTAATTGAGGCCCCCGGGGGGGGTAATGGGGGGCTGGAGGATGGTAATTAAGATCCCTAGGGGGGTAATTAATGCCCCAGAAGTGTAattaggggctggggagggctaaTTAAGGCCCCTGGGGGGATAATTAGGGGCTGGATGGGGGCAATTAAGGCCCCTGGGGGTACTTAACACCCGTGGGGGGTAATTAGGGGCTGGATGGGGGCAATTAAGATCCCTGTGGGGTAATTAGGGGCTGGATGGGGCTAATTAAGGCCCTGGGGGGGGTAATTAAGGAGCTGGGAGGCAATTAAGATCCTTGGGGGAGTAATTAACGCCCCAGAGATATAATTAGGTGCTGGAGGGGTGTAATTAAGGCCCCTGGGGGGGTAATTAGGGGCTCAGGTGGGATAATTAAGGCCCCTGGGGGGTAATTAAAACCCGGGGGGGCTAATTAGCATGCGGGGGGGCTAATTAAGACCCTGTGGGGGGTAATTAAGTCCGTGGAGGGGGTAATTAGGGCCTGGGGGGGGTAATTAAGAGCCTGAGGGGGGTAATTAGCAcctgggggggaggtgggggtgttAATGAAGGGCCGTGCAGGTTAATTAGTGCTAATTAGGCTTTATTGGGGCctcagcccagcaggcggccatACTCCGCCAGCGCCGAGGATTTCTTCACCCCGTCCCAGATGCGGGCGGCGTAGTGGAACCTGCCGGACCAGTAtagaccagtatggaccagtacagaccagtacggaccagtacaaGTTAGTACGTGCATTCCCAGCGCCCACCAGTGCCCTCACAAagccctcccagtcccctcccagtatatcccagtaaATCCCaatcccccccatcccctcccagtccctcccagtatatcccagtgcctcccagtctatcccagcccctcccagcccctcccaatcccctcccagtatatcccagtaaatccccatcccctcccagtcccctcccagtatatcccagtaaATCCcaatcccccccagcccctcccaatcccctcccagtatatcccagtaaatccccatcccctcccagtcccttcccagtatatcccagtaaatccccatcccttcccagtcccctcccagtatatcccagtaaATCCcaatcccccccagcccctcccagtgccctcccagtgccctcccagtatatcccagtgcctcccagtctatcccagcccctcccagcccctcccagtgcccccagtctgaCCAGTTCCTCTCGGTGAGCAGGCTGTGGGAGAGCTGGGCGCGGGCGGCTGCCAGGACCCTCCCCCGCAGCCGGGCCAGGAGGGGCCCGAAGGCTCCGGGACCCCGGAATGGGGGGAGCAGCGGGAACAgcgcccctcccccaccccctggggacaccccaaaacGGGTCAGGGACCCCGAGACGCCCCCCCCAGTAAAACCCCAAAAACGCCCCCGAAACACCCAAAACTCCGCAAAACCAGCGAAAAACACCCCCAAAGAACCCAAAACACCCCCCGAAAACCCCAAAACgcccccaaaacacacaaaaactcccccaaaacaccccaaaaacaCCCCGAAGAAAgccaaaaacacccaaaactcCGCAAAACCAGcgaaaaacacccccaaaacacccccgaaaaaccccaaaacgcccccaaaacacccaaaaactccccaaaaacaccccaaagaaagccaaaaacacccaaaaactcccccaaaacaccccaaaaacaCCCCGAAGAAAgccaaaaacacccaaaacaacccaaaaacaccccaaagcacacaaaaaaaccccacaaaacacccccaaaatgcATCAAAACAGTCCAAAACACCCTCCGAAAAgcccaaaaccacccaaaacccccCCGAAACgccaaaaataccccaaaactcccccaaaccaccccaaaaataGCCGaaaacacccaccccccccgaacaccccaaaccaccccaaaaatgCCCCGAAACGCcgttggggtgggggaggggctgggggggggggtgcgttttttggggctttttgggttttttgggggggtgggggagggaggtttgggggcgttttctggggttttgggggttggttttttttgcgttttgggggtttttttcagagttttttgggggggttgcgGGGGGAGGGGATTTTGGGGATGTTTTGGGTTTTCGGGGGCGTTTTCACGGTTTGGGGAGGGGTTTTTGGGGTGTTTCTTGAGGgcgttgggtttttgggggggggttgggggtttttgaggggtttggggggtgggggaggggcaggacggggcggggggaggggattTGGGGCCTTTCGGGATATTTTGGGGCGTTTTTGGCGTTTTGCTGGTTTTTCcaagttttgggggggggggggttggggtgggggaggggtttgggggcttttgggGGGGGCGGTTTTGGGTtctttggggggatttggggggattTCTGCCGTTTTTTGGAGGTTTTGGGGGGCTTTTGGCAGGGGGGGAGGGGCagaaaggggtgggggaggggttttttggttttttttttttgttttgggggtttttggggcaggggggtttTGGGCGGTTTCTTGGGATTTTCTGGGGGTTTTGGGGATCTTTGgagggggaggggtttgggggtgggggaggggttttgggggtgtttaTTGAgcgtttgggggtttttaaattttattttgtttgggggcgtttttggtttttttttaattttttattggttggggggtttggtgtttttttggggggtttggtcttttttgggctttttttggtgctttttggtTTTCTGGGGGGGGTtagaggggttggggtgggggaggggtatgggggagggggttttgggggggtttattggggttttttttggaggtttttggggttttttttttaatttgttttgggggttttggggtttctttggggccttttttggggggttttgggggttttgggggtttgggggcggtttggggtgggggaggggttttggggggtttattggggattttggggggttttcttgagtttttttttggttttggggtttttttgggggggtttggggggttggggtgggggggttggagggattggcttttttggggggggttggggttttttttatcagttttgggggcttttttggggtcttttggggttttggggggggttggggtttttgggggggggttttattgggtttttggcattttggggggtttgggggggttttttatcggttttgggggctttttgggggtcttttggggttttttgggggggttggggttttttggggggggttttattgggtttttggtattttgggggtttttttgggggggttgtggggtgggggaggggcatctcaccggggcgcgggggggggtcgtcgcccccctccccctccatggggggcaggaggaagaggttgATGTCGGCCTCGGGGGGCCCCGGGGGGAGCCCCGGCACCAGCTCCCGCATCGACAGCGACCCTGGGGGGCAGCGACCCACACATCAGcgacccacagccccccccaatcacccccccagccccataactgcctcccccagccccataaccaccccCCAATCGCCACTCACTGCCCCATAACCACCTCCCCCAGCTCCGTAaccaccctcccagccccataaccaccccCCAATCGCCACTTCCTGCCCCATAACTGCTTCCTGCAGCCCCATAACTGACCCCCCAGCCCTATAAccactgcccccagccctgtAGCATCGCCCCTCAGCCCCATAACCGCCCCCCAAGCCCCATAACCACCCCCCTCACCCACCAACCTCCACCCCCTAGAGGCCCCAGGTGCCTGTGCCCCATagctgggggggtccccaggtgCCCGTGCCCCCCAAGTCCCCCCCCACGTACCGCGGATCCGGAGGTGGGAGTGGGCCATGAGCCGCCCCAGCACCTGCTGCATCTGCCCCACACGCCGTGGGGAGAAGGACTCGGGGCGGGCCCGGGTCTGCACAAACACTgcggggggggatgtggggtgggggggtcacttgtggggctgggggaggcggtTATAGGACTCGGGGGGcagttatggggctgggggtggtgttTGAGggggtggttatggggctggggcatcagctgtggggctgggggggttatggggctgggagaggtggggggggttatggggctggagggggtaGTTATGGGACAGGGGGGTGGTTATGGGGCTGTGGGTGGTGATTATGGGGCTGAGGGGGtcagttgtggggctgggggaggcagttatggggctgggggaggtggttgGGGGTCAGCTggggggctggagaggctggctatggggctgggggtgtcacctgtggggctgggggaggcggtTATGGGGCTGGGAGCATTGTTTTGGGgctggttgtggggctgggaggggtcaGATGTGGCGCTGGGCGGGCGGTGTGGGGTGTGTGTCTATAGGGCAGGGTGGTCACTTGTGGGGTGGGATCCGTGGGGCTCACCCAGGTGGGGGTAATACTCTGAGGGCTCctcggggccggtggcgccgcTGGGCTCGTGGCCGGGGGACGGTGTGGGGGGTTTCACCATCTCCGCCGTCTGCAGGAACCtggggggcagccgtggggcagggattGGCTATGGGGCAGctatggggcaggatctggggggcagctgtggggcaggttttgaggctggggggggggtaagttgtggggctggaggagtgGTTGGGGGGCACCTACGGGGAAAGAactggggttgggggggcagctgtggggcagctaTGGGGCAGCTATGGGAAAGCCATGGGCCAGCTGTGGCGCAGCCGTGGGATGACTGTGGGATGCCTacggaggagctggggggggggctatggggcaaCCGTGGGGCAGCTatggggtggccgtggggcagctatggggcggccgtggggcagccgtggggcagctaTGGGGCAGCTATGGGGCGGGCGCACCGGTAGAGGCCGGGGTCGGTGAACCAGTCCTGCACCAGCTCTGGGATGCCTGTGTGGGAGccgtggggcggccgtggggcagctgtggggcggccgtggggcagctaTGGGGCAGCTATGGGGCAGCTATGGGGCAGGCGCACCGGTAGAGGCCGGGGTCGGTGAACCAGTCCTGCACCAGCAGCACCACGTGGCAGACGGTGAAGAGGAAGGCGGCGATCTGCAGCGACTGCCCCACACGTGTGGGGCGGGACCCACGGGTCAGGTGTGGGGCAGGACCCATACATCAGGCAGACCGCCCCACCCTCCCCTTAATTAACGACCCCTGACTAATTAGTCCCGATTAATCACCCCCAATTAATTGCCTCCAATTAGTTATTGGTAATTAATTTATGCTAATTAGTTTGTGCTAATTAATTTATGCTAATTAATTATTGCCAATTAAACAGACCCATTAGCCCTTTACACCCCATTACCTTGGTAGCACCGTTAGTTAGCCTTAATTAATTACCCTTAATTATCTTTAATTACCCTTAATACCTCATTA includes:
- the XRCC1 gene encoding LOW QUALITY PROTEIN: DNA repair protein XRCC1 (The sequence of the model RefSeq protein was modified relative to this genomic sequence to represent the inferred CDS: deleted 2 bases in 2 codons), with the translated sequence MRAAGSAERLPVGLRQLPVGEKEGGGAGRGAAMPEIPLTRVVSVTSADPRHPAENLLRPDDGGRWRGAAAGEKQISVVLELGHASPIHSLHIGNDGSAFVEVLAGTAAGGDFQVLLPTAAFMSPGESRAGAEPRRARLFRGPALLPGGAGRGWDRLRVVCSQPYCQTRPFGLSFIRVFSPPEDDKPPPDPPVRRLGQFTLREEGGSPHRPPGALFYRRPDPPPAPAAPQDPPGPSYAVATLQASVPKIPKRRPPPSESNGTPQKRAKTPPETHGSTHGSSPHGSTQGSATHGATHGGGPILGGVVLALSGFQNPLRSRLRAAAVGLGASYRPDWGPDSTHLICAFPRTPKAARARAQGGLVLGPAWIWDCQRRQRRLPEGP
- the SMG9 gene encoding nonsense-mediated mRNA decay factor SMG9, which translates into the protein MKTSIKLVDEQMNWCDSALEFLLEQTDVLVVGALGLQGTGKSTLLSLLATNQPEEDPRSFVFPPQAPELRERGGAQTGGIDFFITQERVVFLDTQPILSPALLDHLINNERKLPPEYSLPHTYVEMQSLQIAAFLFTVCHVVLLVQDWFTDPGLYRFLQTAEMVKPPTPSPGHEPSGATGPEEPSEYYPHLVFVQTRARPESFSPRRVGQMQQVLGRLMAHSHLRIRGSLSMRELVPGLPPGPPEADINLFLLPPMEGEGGDDPPPRPGGGGGALFPLLPPFRGPGAFGPLLARLRGRVLAAARAQLSHSLLTERNWFHYAARIWDGVKKSSALAEYGRLLG